From a region of the Besnoitia besnoiti strain Bb-Ger1 chromosome I, whole genome shotgun sequence genome:
- a CDS encoding hypothetical protein (encoded by transcript BESB_001150), with protein sequence MATDFGAAGAPLQKVEEVEDIDDPEKWFDDLNADTEFANYEAEREQRLKRTEILRNSVIVRNVRQTDQLISEFQTLMKPDTITLGVADAEDIRHRDEQAAESKFNAKQEDALRFQYQVAEFEKLEQVARERLLDRLAEKERDLVAKAEDAAIRDKERQDHLCKTLRAAEYKLQAALSVRKGELKTTYGTLAPDRAYTRFAKEQKPPEKKAAFLGKKYTVEWDRAPQPLRLRLDLCRAVKDKLPQGQYVIMASVWNRLGGHRLQWRSLQRLEERDREPTKAKSVLRQVTEMLDDGTRRAKELCGVISTSSAVSAPVSHSGLWYTDELRFDQTLYMACPPERDITPSMCLVLELYLLRGSASPVDKVVAWAAFPLVDSDFRLIRGCFKLPLIRGNVDPTVTMYAQYEKLYREDVQAWLCNLYFRCDPLAKYSAGQLEFEVLLNYTGNLLSVKKRNPQRPELTRAQLREKAEESVNELKKALHEPHDVLPDADDALMKDGIRAVKTKGMEDSVYRPLIDSADFDQFRYAVTSGHTLVRSNELRRKAKYIADELFGDFVLSSDVREIGLCAFATILLLLAFWVRIFLHAFGQALLLAAFRVPIYQFDVSYVIVYIGYVQDLLTADKEAAVVLSGPVMSFFAFVLMGVVLALAQSSFGRLPSVVYRFVPAYGLAVILDPEVTLIIDAAASNWTGDSFKLYNLYQLREGNGVVGIIFTFLLYAVFSAVALLTFYYYVTQIHRHGRVRDTHRRLTADEPDFFVPLDREVSTRYLKWVCHNAKQFRGAEGETRTIQVTDFIVDREDRAAVKRLAKLGDVATGVPDDDDGEGDFGFGGHDSKFRSFFRAKRTDATTYVCIHTINPTKGTKTLYRHFMRYSDGAICELNPKEPAKLLAERKAPETVTQVLYDAATGEARQTEEVSLGSWLRDSFGDLPPMMSAENPQKIQKSSHAPALLSSSPSAPAPNPHTPSRGASACDGGENETCAPRASFSGLHTLSREASAASRLRRRSTGAASAKSEAGLPRSEESEKSRESCERKGSSRDERGIRSRSGDSISSSRGSAATLFQRAGDAEMNPAEGEGEKDSHAGSPPENDSFFSEE encoded by the exons ATGGCGACAGATTTCGGGGCGGCCGGCGCACCGCTGCAGAAGGTGGAGGAAGTGGAGGACATTGACGACCCGGAAAAGTGGTTCGACGACCTGAACGCGGACACTGAATTCGCCAACTACGAAG CTGAGCGCGAGCAGAGGCTGAAGCGGACAGAAATCCTGAGGAACTCGGTCATCGTGCGAAACGTTCGACAGACCGACCAACTCATCTCTGAGTTTCAG ACGCTCATGAAGCCCGACACCATCACGCTTGGCGTGGCTGACGCAGAAGACATTCGCCACCGCGACGAacaggccgcggagagcaaATTCAACGCGAAGCAGGAAgacgcgcttcgcttccAGTATCAAGTCGCGGAGTTCGAGAAACTCGAACAAGttgcgcgagagagacttcTCGACCGGCTCGCCGAAAAAGAGCGAGACCTCGTCGCGAAGgctgaagacgcggcgaTCCGCGACAAGGAGCGACAG GATCACCTATGCAAAACGCTGCGAGCTGCGGAGTACAAACTCCAGGCGGCGTTGAGTGTGCGGAAAGGCGAGCTGAAGACGACGTACGGCACGCTGGCCCCAGACAGGGCCTACACGCGATTCGCCAAAGAACAGAAACCTCCAGAAAAAAAGGCAGCCTTCCTCG GGAAGAAGTACACCGTGGAGTGggatcgcgcgccgcagccgctgcgtctccgcctcgatCTCTGCAGGGCTGTGAAAGACAAACTCCCTCAAGGGCAGTACGTGATTATGGCGTCAGTATGGAACCGACTTG GCGGGCACAGACTGCAGTGGcggtcgctgcagcgcctcgaagaGCGCGATCGGGAGCCGACGAAAGCAAAATCTGTCCTCAGACAAGTCACCGAGATGCTTGACGACGgcacgcgcagggcgaaggaACTCTGTGGAGTCATCAGCACATCCAGCGCCGTTAGCGCGCCCGTCTCCCACTCCGGACTCTGGTACACAGATGAACTCCG CTTTGATCAGACGCTCTACATGGCCTGTCCTCCGGAGAGAGATATCACACCCTCGATGTGTCTGGTGCTGGAGCTCTACCTCCTcagaggcagcgcctcccCCGTGGACAAG GTCGTCGCGTGGGCTGCGTTCCCACTCGTGGACTCGGACTTCAGACTCATTCGCGGCTGCTTCAAA CTGCCGCTGATTCGCGGCAACGTAGATCCTACAGTCACCATGTACGCGCAGTACGAGAAGCTTTACAGAGAAGATGTGCAGGCTTGGCTTTGCAACCTTTACTTCCGCTGCGACCCGCTGGCGAAGTACTCAGCAGGGCAGCTCGAGTTCGAGGTCTTGCTGAACTATACCGGCAACCTGCTCAGCGTGAAGAAGCGAAATCCGCAGCGACCTGAgctgacgcgcgcgcagctgcgtgaaAAAG CTGAAGAGAGCGTCAACGAACTCAAGAAGGCGCTCCACGAGCCTCACGACGTGTTGCCTG ATGCGGACGACGCGCTGATGAAGGACGGAATTCGCGCAGTGAAGACGAAGGGCATGGAGGACAGCGTCTACCGCCCGCTCATCGATTCTGCGGACTTTGATCAGTTTCGCTACGCAG TTACTTCTGGGCACACACTCGTGCGCAGCAACGAactgcggcggaaggcgaagtACATCGCGGACGAGCTTTTTGGCGACTTCGTTCTCTCCTCAGACGTCCGCGAGATCG GCCTCTGTGCGTTCGCAACGAttctgcttctgctggcCTTCTGGGTTCGAATCTTCCTCCACGCCTTtgggcaggcgctgctgctcgccgccttccgcgtgcCCATCTACCAGTTCGACGTCTCCTACGTGATCGTCTACATCGGCTACGTCCAA GATCTGCTGACTGCGGACAAAGAGGCCGCCGTCGTTCTCTCGGGACCGGTCATGTCGTTCTTCGCGTTCGTTCTTAtgggcgtcgtcctcgcacTCGCGCAGAGCAGCTTCGGCAGACTCCCGTCCGTGG TCTACAGATTCGTGCCTGCTTACGGCCTAGCGGTGATTCTAGATCCGGAAGTGACGCTGATcatcgacgccgccgcctcaaaCTGGACTGGCGACTCCTTCAAACTCTACAACCTCTACCAGCTCCGCGAGGGAAACGGCGTCGTCGGCATCATCTTCACCTTCCTCCTCTacgctgtcttctctgccgtcgcgctcCTA ACTTTTTACTACTACGTGACGCAGATACACAGACacggccgcgtgcgcgacaCGCACCGCCGCTTGACGGCAGACGAACCCGACTTCTTCGTGCCTCTAGACAGAGAAGTCTCCACGAGGTACCTGAAGTGGGTATGCCACAACGCCAAGCAattccgcggcgccgagggagaaACGCGGACGATCCAAGTCACCGACTTCATCG TCGACCGCGAAGACCGCGCCGCGGTAAAGCGCCTCGCCAAGCTGGGCGACGTGGCTACAGGCGTTCCGGACGACGATGACGGCGAAGGAGATTTCGGCTTCGGCGGGCACGACTCGAAGTTCAGGAGCTTTTTTCGCGCAAAGAGAACAGATGCAACAACCTACGTCTGCATACACACAATCAATCCGACAAAAGGCACGAAGACGCTGTACAGACACTTCATGAG ATATTCCGACGGCGCGATCTGCGAGTTGAATCCGAAGGAGCCTGCGAAGCTGCTTGCCGAGAGAAAGGCGCCTGAGACCGTTACGCAAGTTCTTTACGACGCCgcgacgggcgaggcgcgacagaCGGAGGAAGTGTCTCTCGGCAGCTGGCTCCGTGACAGCTTCGGCGATCTGCCGCCGATGATGTCAGCGGAAAATCCTCAAAAAATCCAAAAAAGTtcgcacgcgcctgcgctgctcagcagcagccccagtgcgcccgcgccgaatCCCCACACGCCTTCGAGGGGGGCGAGTGCTtgcgacggaggcgaaaaCGAAacgtgcgcgccgcgtgcctcctTCTCGGGGCTGCACACGCTgagccgcgaggcctctgcggcgtcgcgcctcagGAGAAGATCTaccggcgcggcgagcgcaaAGAGCGAAGCTGGACTGCCCAGATCTGAGGAGAGTGAAAAGTCGCGCGAATCCTGCGAGAGGAAGGGATCTTCGCGCGATGAGAGAGGCATCAGGAGCCGTTCAGGCGACTCGATATCCTCCAGCAGAGGCAGTGCCGCCACGCTTTTCCAGCGAGCGGGTGACGCAGAGATGAACcccgcagagggagaaggcgaaaaagaTTCGCACGCGGGAAGTCCGCCAGAGAACGACTCTTTCTTTAGTGAAGAATGA
- a CDS encoding 14-3-3 protein (encoded by transcript BESB_001160) produces the protein MAEEIKNLRDEYVYKAKLAEQAERYDEMAEAMKNLVEKCLDEQQPKDELSVEERNLLSVAYKNAVGARRASWRIISSVEQKELSKQHMQNKALAAEYRQKVEEELNKICHDILQLLSDKLIPKTSDSESKVFYYKMKGDYYRYISEFSGEEGKKQAADQAQESYQKATEIAEAELPSTHPIRLGLALNYSVFFYEILNLPQQACEMAKRAFDDAITEFDNVSEDSYKDSTLIMQLLRDNLTLWTSDLQADQQQQEGGEKPAEQADQ, from the exons ATGGCGGAGGAGATCAAGAATCTGCGTGATGAATACGTGTACAAGGCGAAGCTTGCGGAGCAGGCGGAGCGCTATGACG AGATGGCCGAGGCCATGAAGAACTTGGTGGAGAAGTGCCTCGACGAGCAGCAGCCCAAGGACGAACTGTCCGTTGAGGAGCGCAACCTCCTCTCGGTTGCTTACAAGAACGCCgtgggcgcccgccgcgccagctGGCGCATTATCTCCTCCGTGGAGCAGAAGGAGCTGAGCAAGCAGCACATGCAGAACAAGGCTCTGGCTGCGGAGTACAGGCAGAAGGTTGAGGAAGAGCTCAACAAGATCTGCCATGACATCCTTCAGCTTCTCTCCGACAAGCTCATTCCGAAGACTTCG GACAGTGAGAGTAAGGTGTTCTACTACAAGATGAAGGGTGACTACTACCGTTACATCTCCGAGTTCAGCGGTGAAGAAGGCAAGAAGCAGGCCGCTGATCAGGCTCAGGAGTCTTACCAGAAGGCCACCGAAATCGCGGAGGCTGAGCTTCCCTCGACCCACCCCATCCGTCTCGGTCTTGCTCTCAACTATTCCGTTTTCTTCTACGAGATCCTCAatctgccgcagcaggcctGCGAGATGGCGAAGAGAGCCTTCGATGATGCGATCACCGAATTCGATAAC GTCAGTGAGGATTCTTACAAGGACAGCACTCTCATCATGCAGCTCCTGCGTGACAACCTTACGCTCTGGACCTCCGACCTGCAGGCagaccagcagcagcaggaaggTGGCGAGAAGCCGGCGGAGCAGGCTGACCAATAA
- a CDS encoding hypothetical protein (encoded by transcript BESB_001170): MTGATPPASADRDVSRHAGEPALEKLSSKSPAVEYRDLLRSYFSDSQRWLAPPPSLSPFLLARAGFQCADTRVIRCPLCGAQWTWRKRKARAVPPASRLQGEHLQQRGHALSSENGEQGDSSDGTKKLRRNDRSSAAYDSDLPRAASAARSSKNATRGAPPPPCAPFEEGEEVDEEEDENDVLDAVALSFLHSECCPRRASFISLFDVDLAGPWVLPLALVNKWKERTDALQDCLVSGKHEVSLPLVSLRSAIGYLSSLLLTKSQCLAVLTEGRGILDPVEIDGVSSLTSDSTAAASTSERQKETASSSSTVSPNKGGEASSLSLLLQLIVLLFHPCFSSVVSSSAPVGGQAMQVADLTGVLASRQPVEKPAHPGLEEPDLLKSGARGMAASAPAHFSLESCRGQLKSFLQRLSVHGSTPSDGKLSLEDILRCVMVDPFEVLALFGWSPEREASAPRPTAQTVQPRSSARVRVEAQASGSAEDASGPRACQNEEGVSREAQGLDEGAAKKQHSQSVSGERRMDCEVECTYCLRKVQLRMFRQCVVTAGSQPPSAADGEAEEKAHRGSESSAPLWKDACSTYTQAYCETVLRSQTRPAPASAGVSAAIITCDGESDFVLGVYLPSPRVAGREPGVFDPVRAHRLHCPYISSAVYGGPAVVEKVISALLPLRIRGFEQASAREELRKEAMRAWRWRNKLEAKGRVPRVTCVDTRCESS, from the exons ATGACAGGGGCAACACCGCCAGCTTCGGCGGACAGGGATGTCTCCAGGCATGCCGGAGAGCCAGCGTTGGAGAAGCTGAGCAGCAAGAGCCCAGCAGTTGAGTACAGGGACTTGCTTCGTTCCTATTTCTCCGACTCGCAGAGGTGGCTGGCGcccccgccgtcgctctctccctttctGCTTGCTCGAGCCGGCTTCCAGTGTGCGGACACAAGAGTGATTCGGTGCCCTCTGTGCGGCGCCCAATGGACGTGGCGCAAGCGAAAAGCGCGAGCTGTTCCGCCTGCGAGTCGCTTGCAGGGAGAacatctgcagcagcgaggacaCGCCCTGTCTTCAGAGAACGGTGAACAAGGAGACTCCAGCGACGGCAcgaagaagctgcgcagaaacgaccgcagcagcgccgcctaTGACTCAGActtgcctcgcgcggcgagcgctgcTCGCTCTTCCAAAAACGCTACACgtggcgcgcctccccccccctgcgcTCCAttcgaggagggagaggaagtcgacgaggaggaagacgaaaacgacgttctcgacgccgtcgccctgaGTTTTCTCCATTCTGAGTGCTgtccgcgcagggcgagctTCATCTCCCTCTTTGACGTCGATCTCGCCGGGCCGTGGGTCTTGCCGTTAGCTTTAGTGAACAAGTGGAAGGAGCG GACCGACGCCCTTCAGGACTGCCTAGTCAGCGGAAAGCATGAAGTTTCCCTCCCGCTCGTTTCGCTCCGCAGTGCGATTGGGTACCTCAGCAGCCTTCTTTTAACAAAGTCTCAGTGCCTGGCTGTTCTCACAGAGGGACGCGGCATCCTGGATCCAGTGGAAATAGACGGTGTCTCCTCGTTGACCTCAGATTCAACCGCGGCAGCGTCTACCTCAGAGCGTCAGAAAGAAacggcgtcgtcttcgtctaCGGTGTCACCCAACAAGGGGGGCGAGGCCTCTTCGCTGTCACTCCTCTTGCAGCTGATTGTGCTGCTTTTCCATCCGTGCTTCTCGTCGGTggtttcctcctccgcgccggtcgGAGGTCAAGCGATGCAAGTCGCGGATTTGACAGGCGTTCTCGCCTCCAGGCAGCCAGTAGAAAAGCCTGCGCATCCGGGGCTGGAAGAACCCGACCTCCTCAAGTCCGGTGCCCGAGGCatggcggcgtcggcgcctgctcACTTTTCGCTGGAAAGTTGCCGTGGGCAACTCAAGAGTTTCCTTCAGAGGCTGTCAGTGCACGGAAGCACGCCGTCGGACGGCAAACTGTCTCTAGAGGACATTCTCAGGTGTGTGATGGTGGATCCCTTCGAAGTTCTTGCGCTCTTCGGCTGGTCACCTGAGAGGGAAGCGAGTGCGCCGCGTCCCACAGCTCAGACCGTTCAgccgaggagctccgccCGCGTTCGAGTCGAGGCCCAAGCGTCAGGAAGCGCCGAGGACGCTTCTGGGCCTCGCGCTTGCCAAAATGAGGAGGGAGTATCACGTGAAGCGCAGGGGCTTGACGAAGGTGCGGCAAAAAAGCAACATTCGCAGAGCGTTTCAGGGGAACGTAGGATGGATTGTGAGGTTGAGTGCACGTACTGCCTTCGCAAAGTCCAGCTGCGCATGTTCCGCCAGTGTGTCGTCACAGCCGGCAGTCAGCCTCCTTCAGCTGCCGAtggagaagcggaggaaaaggcccacagaggaagcgaatcctctgcgcctctgtggAAGGACGCGTGTTCCACGTACACACAGGCGTACTGTGAGACGGTCTTACGTAGCCagacgaggccggcgccggctTCAGCGGGGGTATCTGCCGCAATCATCACGTGTGATGGCGAGTCAGACTTTGTACTCGGCGTGTATCTGCcatcgccgcgcgtcgcgggaAGGGAGCCTGGCGTGTTCGACCCTGTTCGCGCACATCGGCTCCACTGTCCGTACATCTCCAGTGCAGTCTATGGCGGGCCCGCCGTCGTCGAAAAAGTGATATCTgcgcttctgccgctgcgaATTCGCGGCTTcgagcaggcgagcgcgcgggaGGAACTGAGGAAGGAGGCCATGCGAGCGTGGCGCTGGAGAAACAAACTGGAAGCAAAGGGACGCGTGCCGCGAGTCACATGCGTAGACACGCGTTGCGAGTCATCGTGA
- a CDS encoding hypothetical protein (encoded by transcript BESB_001180), producing the protein MSSAAGGAAAALSKDLARSFRWMQAFAAVKGQPTAGSCAAGTAVVDPARPGRVTLKGRYTNFSLQHIWEKYDYLQTHLLLRECVLSQVAKNPALMDPEINAGLTPTVFTRVPAAGQPKAPAAPSKAH; encoded by the coding sequence ATGTCGTCTGCAGCAGGTggtgcggccgcggccctgTCCAAGGACCTCGCGCGTTCTTTCCGGTGGATGCAGGCTTTTGCCGCCGTTAAGGGGCAGCCAACTGCGGGATCTTGCGCCGCCGGAACTGCTGTGGTGGATCCTGCACGCCCCGGCCGTGTGACGCTCAAGGGGCGCTACACGAACTTTTCCCTCCAGCACATCTGGGAGAAGTACGACTACCTGCAGACGCACCTGCTTCTGAGAGAATGCGTCCTCTCTCAGGTCGCCAAAAACCCGGCGCTCATGGACCCGGAGATCAATGCTGGCCTCACGCCGACGGTCTTCACGCGCGTGCCAGCGGCTGGTCAGCcgaaggcgcccgcagcgccaaGCAAGGCTCACTGA
- a CDS encoding CMGC kinase, CK2 family (encoded by transcript BESB_001190), which yields MFCPFFPRPWTVGTVELLVPRLGSFFTRTVRCTPRPPSSSLIFSRRSLSHARELSTGRPSCFCSGLLREVDKYVASGVLAKCRPPSPLPLLRWRLRDSSSVRAVAALQAEGLLSPLRSAEQIALFGCAAVTRSRKDRRSAGLEVDSLTEQRWRYPVEVADPCSLFSSCSSFSLGRRHPLWSRTSRSSLCSAVFAESRLAHGERRGPLCVAIHFRPSSVSPSPSPVASFGRSLCPARAFASSASLFAALASSVCSFSSLCLPSRAMAPPRPTADAVTTPSTVVSSRPLSASGAASAYPSGATGSSPSAAPQANVARLYADVNLHKPHEYWDYENFVIRWGVPDGYEVVRKLGRGKYSEVFEGIRVGPPSATALAIAAASSGGGSVAGNPPLASMNSTASSSSAASTCASSSQPPRSVSSSSTTASASAQPANAFEGERCVVKILKPVKKKKIRREVKILQNLCGGPNIIRLLDVVKDPASRTPALVFEHINNQDFKTLYPTLTDYDIRYYIFQILKALDYCHSQGIMHRDVKPHNVMIDHSKRELRLIDWGLAEFYHPGREYNVRVASRYYKGPELLVDLQIYDYSLDMWSLGCMLAGMVFRKEPFFYGHDNCDQLVKIAKVLGTDSLFDYLEKYNLELESHFTSLLGKHTRKPWSRFVNSENQHLACAEAIDLIDKMLIYDHCQRILPREAMNHPYFRPVLEEEQRKAAGLSAADGKS from the exons ATGTTCTGTCCCTTCTTTCCTCGTCCTTGGACCGTTGGCACCGTTGAATTACTCGTTCCCCGTCTCGGGTCGTTTTTTACCCGGACTGTCAGGTGTACACCCAGGCCACCGTCATCTTCACTTATTTTTTCGCGCCGGTCGCTGTCCCACGCTCGAGAGTTGAGTACAGGTCGTCCCAGCTGTTTCTGCTCCGGCCTTCTGCGCGAGGTTGATAAATACGTCGCATCCGGTGTTCTGGCAAAGTGTCGCCCGCCTTCTCCCCTGCCTCTTTTGCGGTGGCGGCTTCGTGACTCGTCTTCCGTGCGCGCTGTTGCAGCTCTGCAAGCGGAAGGGCTCCTCTCCCCTCTGCGTTCCGCTGAACAAATTGCTTTGTTCGGGTGTGCTGCAGTgacgcgcagcaggaagGACCGTAGATCGGCAGGGCTTGAAGTCGATAGTTTGACAGAACAGAGGTGGCGCTACCCGGTGGAGGTTGCTGATCCGTGCTCGCTCTTTTCGTCTTGTTCGTCTTTCTCCTTGGGTCGTCGTCACCCTCTCTGGTCTCGAACGTCTAGATCATCTCTGTGTTCTGCGGTCTTCGCAGAGTCACGACTTGCTCACGGGGAACGCCGCGGTCCTCTTTGTGTTGCGATTCACTTCCGGCCCTCCTCGGTCTCACCGTCTCCCTCCCCCGTGGCGTCGTTCGGCCGCTCTCTGTGTCCGGCGCGTGcgttcgcttcctccgcgtcgctgttTGCGGCTCTCGCATCGTCTGTTTgctccttttcttcgctgTGTCTACCGTCGCGCGCCAtggctcctcctcgcccaaCCGCAGACGCGGTGACGACGCCGTCGACGGTTGTCTCGAGTCGGCCCTTGtctgcgtcgggcgcggcgtctgcataTCCGTCGGGCGCGACgggctcttcgccgtctgcggcacCGCAGGCGAACGTCGCGCGTCTGTACGCGGACGTCAATCTGCACAAGCCGCACGAGTACTGGGACTACGAGAACTTTGTGATTCGTTGGGGCGTACCGGACGGCTACGAAGTGGTGCGAAAGCTCGGCCGCGGAAAGTACAGCGAAGTCTTTGAAGGCATTCGCGTCgggccgccgtcggcgaccgCACTGGCCAttgccgcagcctcctcgggCGGTGGCAGCGTGGCGGGCAacccgccgctcgcctcgatGAACAGcaccgcgagcagcagcagcgcagcgtccacctgcgcctcctcgtcgcagccgccgcgcagcgtgAGCTCCAGTAGCACcaccgcgagcgcctctgcgcagcccgCCAACGCCTTCGAGGGCGAACGGTGCGTCGTGAAGATCCTCAAGCccgtgaagaagaagaaaatccGACGCGAGGTGAAAATCCTCCAGAACCTCTGCGGCGGACCCAACATCATTCGCCTGCTCGACGTCGTCAAAGACCCCGCCAGTCGAACGCCTGCGCTG GTTTTTGAGCACATCAACAACCAAGACTTCAAGACGCTCTACCCGACGCTGACCGACTACGACATCCGGTACTACATTTTCCAGATTCTCAAG GCGCTGGACTATTGCCACAGCCAGGGAATTATGCACCGCGACGTGAAGCCACACAACGTGATGATTGATCACTCCAAacgcgagctccgcctcATCGATTGGGGTCTCGCCGAGTTCTATCACCCTGGTCGCGAATACAACGTCCGA GTAGCCAGCCGCTACTACAAGGGCCCAGAGCTTCTCGTCGACTTGCAGATCTACGACTACTCGCTGGACATGTGGAGCTTGGGCTGCATGTTGGCTGGCATG GTCTTCCGTAAAGAGCCCTTCTTTTACGGCCACGACAACTGCGACCAGCTCGTGAAGATCGCCAAAGTCCTCG GAACGGATAGTTTGTTTGACTACCTGGAAAAGTACAACTTGGAGTTGGAGTCTCACTTCACGTCGCTACTGGGCAAACACACGCGCAAGCCGTGGAGTCGCTTCGTGAACTCGGAAAACCAGCACCTGGCGTGCGCCGAGGCGATTGACCTCATCGACAAAATGCTCATCTACGATCACTGCCAGCGCATTCTCCCTCGAGAGGCGATGAACCATCCCTACTTCCGCCCCGTGTTG gaggaggagcagcGGAAAGCTGCCGGTCTGTCGGCTGCTGACGGCAAGTCATAA